The Luteibacter flocculans genomic interval GGGCAAGATCCCTTTCTGATCGCCCATGCATTTCGCGCCCCCCAGGACCGTGTAGTAGTCAGCATGGAAGTATCGAAGCCGTCACTCGCTCGGGCTAGGCGGAAGGTGCCCGATGTGTGTAAAACCTTGAACGTCAGGTGCCGTGACACATTCCAGTTCATTCGTGAGCTGGGTTTTCGGACCAATTGGAAGACGTAGTGCCGGTTGTTGTTGCGATTCTCTCCTGAGTCGGTAGAAGTGCCCCGGCGGATTCAATTGATCGCTTGCACACGCCAATGAGGCATGTAGACGATGGTGCGTACTCCCGACGGCTCGAAGTTTTCCGACGCTATAAAAAAGCGTGTGGTAGAGGCCGGATCATTATCCCGGCTCTCCCTAGCGGCTGAAAGTCCGCCTTCTCGTAGTATTGGGATAGCCTTGCCCTGTCTTTGGCAAACGCTTTCGACTTCTCGTACGGCTTCCCATGCCATTGGGACGGGAAGGCGATAAGCGCAGCGAGTGCGCAGCCGATTCCCGCAACATCGCAGGCGATTGACAGCGCCATCAGGCCGAGGCCATGACCCCGGTATTCGGGTGCAATTTCGATCTTGTCGATGATGAGAACGGGGCGGGGACGAGTTCCGATCAAGCCTGCCACCTTGGGAACGAAGCCTCTCGAGTTCACCAAGCGACAGAACTCGGCAAGGTCAGCGCTATACGAGTCCATGACTTCAAACGGATCGTTTCCTATGTCTTCAGCGGCCAGTAGGTCAACGATGAAATAGCGTAAAGCGCCGACCTCGACCGTGCGATCAGTGTCGCCGATGATGGCCGCCTCGTACTCAGTAACGTAGCTTGATGGCTCCTCGGACCGCTGCCCGATATTTCCTTTGACGTTAAGCGAGCAGCTCCAGGAGCGCAGATAATCGGGGTCGTCCATGGCTTCATCCGTCGAGGTAATCGACCGATTCTAGGCGTGGTGAGGAGGCGCTGGAAGTCCCGTATTGGGCCTCGCCAAGCCAGCGCCCGTCTTTGACCCGAGCATGCCTAGGGCCGTCTCCAGTGGCGCGTCTATGGGAGAACCGTCGTGAGCCTATGGAGTGGTAGCACCCGACCATCATCCCTTGTAGCGATCCGCCTCTAGGCGGCCTCATGGCATTTCTAAAGTAGAGGGGTTTAGACCTTTACTCACTCCAGCCATGCTTGGCGCGATAGCTTCACTAGCGGTGCGTGGGACGACCAATGGCTGACAGATGGTGCTTGAAGATCTCCTCCGCTTCTCGAATCGGGTGCATCGCGTCTGCTTCTAACCCCGCTACTCGGTTACACCGTAGATAGCCGTCTGCCGACGCAATTACAAGATGATCCAAAACCGGCAGCAGGGTTTCCCTGCCCACTTCATGAGTCGTCAGCGTCCACTCTTTCATCATTGCCAAGTTGCCCCGAGCCATAGCTTTGATCTTGCGGAAGCTCAAGAGGACCAAGCCGAATGCCGCGGCGTCCTCGTAGTCGAACAGATTGATCTTCTCGATTGTCCAGTCCAAAGCTTCAACCGGAAATTGAGTGATCTGGTGATAGATGCCAGGAAGCTCAAATCGGTCCTCCTTCAGCATTCTTGACCAGAGTGTGCCGTGCACCATGAGGTCGTAGAAGTCTCTGGACATTACAGCCGCGTGCAGTTTTGCTTGCCGCAATTCTTCGTCTGCGCGTGCTCTTGCTTCGGCGTTCCGCATATCTCGCTCTGCTTCTACTGCTCGTTTGCCTCCCTGCAACGAATAATAGATGGCTGCGAATGTAGCGATCGCAGCCAGGAGCCCCACGCCTACGGCCGACCACTCTGCCAACTTGTCTGCTCGAAATGGTCCGCAGGCCGCGCGTGGAAGACGAAAGATCGCCCAGGAAACTGCTCCTCCTACCAAGCAACCGATAAATAGGAGTGCAGTAGACCGAATCGCCCTCATAAATGGATGCTCCTACGATGGCTCAAGCCAGCGGCTTTGATTTATATCAATGAATCAAACTGGGTCTGACCGACCGGCAGTCATGTAG includes:
- a CDS encoding GNAT family N-acetyltransferase; translated protein: MDDPDYLRSWSCSLNVKGNIGQRSEEPSSYVTEYEAAIIGDTDRTVEVGALRYFIVDLLAAEDIGNDPFEVMDSYSADLAEFCRLVNSRGFVPKVAGLIGTRPRPVLIIDKIEIAPEYRGHGLGLMALSIACDVAGIGCALAALIAFPSQWHGKPYEKSKAFAKDRARLSQYYEKADFQPLGRAGIMIRPLPHAFL